GTATCTCACACTTATTCCTGCTGTAATGCTGTGTGACCCAGAAAGCTcagataagaaaataacaaataattagCTCGAATTCGTGGCAGAATTAGGGCTTCTTGGAGCCCTAAATGAACCCTTCCCTTTCCTACCCCCACCGGTCTGAGCTTCCCGTAAGATGTACTCTTATCTCTGCGTCTCTGTTGTGAGAAAGACAAACCAGTCCTGACACCCAGGAGATGGCCTGGCACTCACAGATCGATGCCATGTTCTCAGGATGAACACAACCACAGTACCACACAGGGCCGCTCTGTGACCATCATGGAGCAAGACAAAGAGAGACCACTCTGTAATCATGTCCGAACACTGTCCAAGCCACAAAAATGACCAAACTCCCCCTATGTTGGCTGATACGAATTAATGCTACTTCTCTGCCAATCACAGTCTTGCCTTAGTCTAGTCTTCCCTcctagataaaatattttaagatactCCATCAGAATCATCCCTACTATGTGACAGTGTGAAATCCAGAGCACAGACCCATCTCCTTAAATCCTCACTAAATTCACCTCAGACAACAAGCCTTTTGTAAATCCTGTCTAACACCTTCCTGCTAAGATGCCTCACAACTCCCGATGGTATGCATTCTCCCCTCTGAGCCTAATAAACCACACTCATTCAACAAGACATGTGTTGCTAGTGGGTTTGGGCTGCAGGGCACTAACAGGTGCAGTAAGTTATTTGGTAAAAGGATCTTGCTTTCCATCCTTAGCTGAAGAGGCTGTATCAAATCTGGTCTCCCAAGACAGACACTAGATGATTCTCTCACACATGACAAATGCTGAGCTTTGCACAATAGAAAAAGCAAATATGGTCTTCTTAGAAACTAGTTCCCTGCCTGATTTTCTTAGCCCATTTGATTACCAGGTAGAAAAATATTCAGAGCAACCACTTTTCCAAGAGCCCCTTTTATGTCCttgttcctcaggctgtagatgaaggggttcagcatgggAGTCACCACCGTGAACATCACAGCAGATGCTATATCTGCCTCAGCTGAGTGTGAGGCTAAAGGGTTGAAATACACAGCAATGATGGTGCCATAGAAGAGGGAAACCACGGCCAGGTGCGAGCCACAGGTCGAGAAGGCTTTCCATCTTCCCTTCGTGGACGGGACTCTCAGGACAGCGCAGGTAATATGCACATACGAAGCCAGgatgcaaataaatggagagatcatgatcAACCCTGCTTCGATAAGAACCATCATCTCATTGAGACGGGTGTCAGAGCAGGACAGTTTCAGGAGGGGAGTCACATCACAGAAGAAGTGGGGGATGGCATTGTCTGCACAGAACGAGAGTCGAGCCATCAGCAGGGTATGCAGTAGGACATCCAGGTTGGCAATGACCCATGACCCAGCAACCAGCAGGGCACAGAGCTGGTGGGTCACCTTTGTCGAGTAGTGTAAGGGGTGACATATGGCAACaaagcggtcataggccatcacagCCAGGAGGAAATTGTCCATGTCCATGAACATGAacacaaaatacatctgtgtgaGACACCCAGAGAAAGAGATGGTCTGAGTCCCAAGGATGTGGTTGGCCAGCATCTTGGGGACGGTGGTGGTGGAGAAGCAGATGTCCACAAAGGACAGGTGGCTGAGGAGGAAGTACATGGGGATGTGCAGGTGGGGGTCCACGCAGATGGCCAGGAGGATGAGCAGGTTTCCCAGGACCGTGGCCAGGTACATGCTCAGGAAGAGCGCAAAGAGGGcctgctgctgctggggctgcCTGGAGAGCCCGAGGAGGAGGAACTCGGAGACACTCGACTGGTTTGCTCCTCTCATGGGGCTGGACTCAGATgcagagaagagaggcagagctCAGAAACCTAGAAGTTCTGGGTTAGGACACATCAATCTAAGCTCCATCCAGCCACATGGTCACGTTAACGAAACCTGCATTAGAATCTATGCTCAGTCGGGATCCACCCCTGGTCTCTACACCCTGAGCTTCCAACTCCCAGTACTAGATGATGCTGGTCCCATTGCACTAATCTTTAAAATTgtatcaaatataaaaacaacaaacaggCACAAACACAGCCCTTCTCTGCCATTATGTAATGTTTCTTCTAACATTGCCAGGCTTTCTCCCACTTCTTAGCAGCTCACAAAGATAAGTGAAACAGTTGATCATTACTGGGTTTATCTCAAGCTCCAGCTGATGGATTCAGGACTCTTTCTATTACTCCTTGGatctggggtttgtttgtttgttttttttttttaagtttatttatttcaagagagacagagagagcaagtgggagaggagcagagagagagagagggagtgagagaatcccaagtaggctttgcattgtcagtgcagggcccgatgcagggctagaactcacaaaacatgagatcatgacctgagctgaaaccaagaatcagatgcttaacctactaagtcatccaggcaccccattggaTCTGGAAGGTTTGATAAAGAAAGCTCTTCGCATTAgtggaaaaaatacacacacacatacacacgtatatatgtatatatgtatatatgtatatgtatatataatctgtTATAATCCTACCTGGAAGAAGTTTGTACTGTTGTTATCAAGGGTTCTTTACCTTTGAGGAACCAACCAATGCTCCTCTTTAATATAAGGATTGGAAAGTAGTGGAAATATTGGTAGATCCCGAGCAAGTGAGAAGCGGAGGTTCACGGTCTGAGCCCTCTCTGTGTAGAGAAGGATATTGGGGAGGATCTAGAAACAGGTATTTACAGTGGCTTCCATGGCCATTGGGACCAGATTCCCTGAGAGCCTCGTTAGAGACAAGCAGAAATTAATTGTCCCACCTATTTCCTGGTCCCTGTGGACCCAACAGTGATGACAAAGTATAAGAATTTAACCCCTGGGTCAGAACTTGGAGACAAAACAATCTGGGCAGAGATAAGTCTCAGAGAAAATTCCCTGAGACCTCAAATTGCATCACCTTGCTGATCTGGGCTTATGCCTGTGGATgtgaaaatcttatttttttttaacgttttttatttatttttgggacagagagagacagagcatgaatgggggaggggcagagagagagggagacacagaatccgaagcaggctccaggctccgagccgtcagcccagagcccgacgcggggctcgaactcacggaccgcgagatcgtgacctgagctgaagtcggacgctcaaccgactgcgccacccaggcgccccggaaatcttatttgttaaaagatttttcttattttcttaggtCAGAAACTAGGGTTATTGCAGTGTTACCTGAGTGaacccctttttttctttcatgtcccGTCACTTACAGATGGGGATGCTGGGAAGGGGTTCAGGGTGGCATTACGGAGTTGTACTAAGTCCTTTAAAGCATTTGGTGTAAAGGATAACCTGTTTGtaactggggggtggggtgggtaacAGATCAGAGATGGCAGAGCACACCATGACTGAGAAACCCCAGGCTCCCGGAGTAGATGTTTTCACAGTGTCTTCCCAGCTCACAACGGATCTCCCTTTTCTGAAAACGGTCCCCTACTCCGAGCATCACAGGGGTGTGGAATCCAGCAGCCCAGTTTACACTCCAACACGTCCTGTCCAGTGATGATTCGTGACTGGCTTAGGGAACCTGGAACTGAGGCTGAGGACCTGTGGGTAATTCtcagtgtttccttctttttccttttctcttttctctccgtccttccctctgtccctccctccatcccttcctcctttcttcccttcctttactttctttttctctctgccccctttccttcttctttccttccccccccccaccctctctctttctttcttccagaagTAGCTAGGGGAGGGAGGACTTGGCCTAAATATGTAAATCTAGAAGCTTGCAACTCTTTCCTGGCTGCCTCACAGATGCAGAAGCAAAGTCTATAGAGAAGGGCAAAGAAtgcaaacacagagaaaagtaGAGATGAGCTAGAGACATAGCTATCCAGCTCAGAGTTCAAGACCTTTTCTGATGACTGGCTACATCGTAGCCTCACTCACAGTTCTTAGTTGCGAATGACAAAAATCAAGTCTCAGTGAGGTAATCAGAAAAGGATTTCTTGAATGGATATCCTTCAAAAACACTGAGCAGGTGGAGAACCAGGCCCAGAAGGTCACACACCAACTATAATGGCCCAAATCACACCACAGAACTGGTTTGATTAGCACAGGTGTTTCTGCTGATGCCAAGCCGGAATGTTACAGTTCACGGCTCTGACACTGCTATCACTGGACATGGGATGCCACCAGCAGCACTTGGGAATCCACTTCCAGCAATGACTGCCACTGCTGGAAAAGGTCCTCCTGGTCTCCCCTTCTTCCTGTCAGAGGCAGAGTCAGGATACCTGATGGGTAGTCATATGCCCACATCTTAGCTGCAAGAGCAGCTGGGAAATGAGTTATTCAGGGTGTCCTGTTACGTAGGAAGAAGCTGGCTTTTTCTCAACCAGAATTATGAAGTGAGAAATTACCTAAGCTTGAGAAATGTCACAGAAGTTGGGAAGCCAAAAAGCAGGATAAATGCCCTCTAGAATTCACCCCTCCAGTTGCACACAACATTAACACATATCCCTCTTACCAATTCATGCTTCAGTAGAAGAGAAACTATCTGGCCTAAACATAATGCAACTATACGGCTCACAGTATGGAAACAACTCAAGCCCATCAGTTACTGTATCCAGGCCCATAACGGGATCTCTGCTACTCCAATCATGTTCCCAGCGTGACATTCTATTACTTCTGAATCAAACTTGAAAGCCAACCAGTAACTACATATGCTACGTGTACGTAAAAGAGAGGAACgaaggcagagaaaagaagaagaaagctagcTGGCAAAAATACATAGACGAAAACACAACacgggaaggaagaaaatatgacTGGAAGTTGTAGTGTTCATTTCCACAGGCAGCCATGAATCCTTAGTTGATATTAGTAATTTTCCTTATCCACAATTTAATTCACGTTCCCTTTGTCTTTAGCCAGCATCTTGGCTGTTCAAGTTTTGAAAATctgatatagtaaaaaaaattataataataaataatattaaaaaataaaaataaataaatataaaataaaatctgatataGTCACCCAAACTTTCATGTCAGAGAGAGTTGACCTCTTTATGACCTTGCCCAAATAAGATTATCTTAGTCTTTCATTAGCTGCCATCACAGGTCATGGCAATTCCAGAATCCTCTCCAGGGAGATCTTTCCATCCATATTCCTCTCTGCTACCAACGTGTAGCAGCAAAACTATTTTCTAGTCATCGTCAAATTCGTAACAATATTAGATTCTCTTTTTTGGTCAGTTTATCCAGCAGCAAAATGAGTCCAAATTGGCCGGCAAGAAGTCTCTTCAGAGCCCAGTGTTGCTGGGATAAGAAGCAAAATTGTGCAAGGAGATCATCAGGTATTACAAGTGGTGCGAGTCTACTCCTCCTACCTCTTGTTTCCTTGCCCCATAAATTCCTGGTTGGTAGAAAGTTCAGCAGATATTGTCCACTGGTATGAAACTTACATATACTGAAAAACAGCACCCTAACCTCAACTGGTGCCCAAAGTGAGTCTTTAAAAGCCCATTTCTCTATTCCATAAGGTCAATTGCTCCTGGTGATGGTGCACAAGTAAATACCAGTGAATCACATGGACCCCAGCCTTATCCTTtctattagttatctattgccaAGAAACAACTTAGCAACTTACAACAGTAAACATTTACCTTACACAATTCCTATGGGTCAGGAACCTGTTAATGGTTTAGATGAATGGTTGTTCTCGACCAGGACTTGTCATGAGACCGCAGTTCAGTTGTCCGTAGGGACTCAGTCATCTGAATGCTTGACTGTGGCCGCAGGATGGTCTTCCAAGGCGGTGCCCTCATGCTACTTTTGGCAGGAAACTCAGTCCCTCACATGAACTTCTCCATAGAGACAACTTCATATGTCCTTGCAACAGAGTTAATCGGCTTCCCACAGAACAAGAGATTCGAGAGAGCAACATGGAAATCACAGTATCTTTTATGATGGAGCTCCTACCATCACACATCATCATTTCCACAACATTCTGCTGTTTGCACGGTGCTAAGGAGAGAATGGTTAT
This window of the Neofelis nebulosa isolate mNeoNeb1 chromosome 18, mNeoNeb1.pri, whole genome shotgun sequence genome carries:
- the LOC131501509 gene encoding olfactory receptor 1F1-like; this translates as MRGANQSSVSEFLLLGLSRQPQQQQALFALFLSMYLATVLGNLLILLAICVDPHLHIPMYFLLSHLSFVDICFSTTTVPKMLANHILGTQTISFSGCLTQMYFVFMFMDMDNFLLAVMAYDRFVAICHPLHYSTKVTHQLCALLVAGSWVIANLDVLLHTLLMARLSFCADNAIPHFFCDVTPLLKLSCSDTRLNEMMVLIEAGLIMISPFICILASYVHITCAVLRVPSTKGRWKAFSTCGSHLAVVSLFYGTIIAVYFNPLASHSAEADIASAVMFTVVTPMLNPFIYSLRNKDIKGALGKVVALNIFLPGNQMG